A region of the Roseobacter denitrificans OCh 114 genome:
GGTGCGGTGCGTCCAACCGGGGTTAATAACCAGCCATCGTGCGACGGCGTCGACGAGGCTGGTCTGGAAGTTGAAGGCCGGTTTGTACCCGGTGATCCAAACCTCGCCGAGGCCCTTGAGAACGGCACTGATGTTCTGATGTTTGAACTCGACCGATCCGTCCGAGCGGTCGTTGAGTCGCGGTAGAAGCTGCCGTCGATGCTCGGCCTTGTTGTAGGGATGGCCTGCCACATCTTCGGCCAGCATCGCGAAGTAATCCGCGACGATCAGGTCATTCTCGACATCTGTCCACGCTTGGCTCGACATCATGCCAGGCTAGGGGAAGGTCAGACTTATGTCACTTAGTTGCGCAACTTTGGGTGCTTGCGCCCGACGTGATGGGTCTTGATAGTGTATTTAGCGCGATGCAGTCTTTGCGATCTTCGCTTTCCCATTGCAGTCCGGGAAACGGACACACCCGAGGAAGGGTCCGAACCTGCCACGGCGTTCAATGAGCCATCCAGCGTCGCAGCTGGGGCAGGCTTGCTGCGACGTATCGCATTCCGAACATTCCATCAGACTGCGTTTTGGGTCCCGGACCGGCAGCCCTACGCCGCATTCTGGACATGCCGGCATACGGTTTCCGCACAATTTCACATGCTCGCAGCGATACCATCCCGGTCCATCCTGCCCGGGCATGTAGAGAAGACGCCCCCCGCATTGCAGGCAGGTGTGTGTGCGTTCCGTCGCCTCGACCGGGCTGTCGACGCCGTAATCCGGATCGTTCATCAGTTCGGTAACGAAGATCGAAGGCCGCGCTTCCGACGCAAGGATTGTCACCGAACGTCGGGCGCGCGTCATAGCAACGTACATCACGCGACGCTCTTCTGCGTTCTCGAACGGCTCCGCTTCCGGTGAGACGAGGCTTAGCAACGGATCGTCAACGATCATGGACGGGAACCCCATTCGAGCCTTGTCGGCCCCGAGAATGACCACATGGTCTGCCTCCAGGCCCTTGGAAGCATGGATCGTCTTGAAACTCAGCGAAAGTGCCGGGTGTTGCCGCCGCAGGCGCCTGAGGTCAGGTTCATTGAACCTGTATCGGCCAAGTAGGAGCACGGACGGCTTTTGGACGCCATCTGCGCTCGCCTCTGTCAGAGAAGCGAGGGTTTCGTGGAGGACGTTTTCGGCGTTGTCGCGCCGGGTCCATGCAACCTGAATCGCAGGCTGGTCCGTTTCTCCTGCTGCGCGCACTGTCTTTGTGATCTGGGCCGGGTTGCGCAAGACGAAGCGTCGTGATGCGAGCGCGATCTTGTCAACTGATCGGAAAGTGCGACCAAGATCAACGGTTCGGTGGATGCCGGTTATGCCGGCAAACTGCCCCCCAAACTCGGCCCCGAAGTTTCGCATGATATGGATATCGGAGCCGACAAAGCGGTAGATCGATTGCCAATCATCCCCAACCGCAAAGACCTTCGCATCCGCGTGCTGCTCCTTGAGTGCTTTGATAAGACGCGCTCTTCCGGTCGAGATGTCCTGAAACTCGTCAACGAGAATGTGGCGAAACGGGCTGTTGTAACGTCCTCTTTCGACATGCGCAGTCGCCCGGATCACCATGTCCTCGAAATCGATACGGTCGCCTAGGCGGTTCTGATACTCTCGAAAGACCGCTCCGAAGATCTTGAGGAAAGCATCGGCTCTCTTTCCCATTTTCAGGGTGGATGCTTTGTCGGAGCAGTCATCGATCTGATACCCGCCGTTCTTGAAATGGCGAAGAAAGGTGCCGATCAGCGACGAGAACCCGTCCACGACACCGACCTGTGTGACCTGATCATAAATCTCGATATCCGGGATCGGCCTCAAGGTGACGTGTGGCGCGAGCTTTTCGGCTAACGCGTCGAGCAACCGACCCTCCTCGCGCTCCCAGCTATAGGTTTCGATCAGGACCGTCTCATGTTCCGTATGGACCTTTCGCTTCCAGTCCATGCTGGCCAGGTATTCGTCTCGATCGACAAACGGCGCGGTTGTCAGCTGCTCCGTGCCATCTGAGGTTCGTCTCTTCCGGACCCCGAAGTGTTCGATGTAGACGCCACTTTCGGTCAAACGGAAATCCGGGGTGTAGACACGTCGCCCAGTCCCGGTCAGCTTGTGTTCGTAGGTAGGCTCGTATTCGAAGGCAATGCCGTTCCGATACAACCAGTTCGCGATGATTAGTTCTTCGAAACTGTTGACGGTTTCCCCTTGCAGCGTCCGTAAATTGCGGCTTTCGACCTCGGAATACCATTCATGGGCAGACTTGAAGTCCCAAGGTGATGGGAAGTCGTCGAAGAAGCCCGCAAACCAGCCGATCACGGTTTCTGCCACGTCGCTGACGCGGCTGACGATGTATCGCAGGATGTCCCGGATAAGCGATAGGAACGCCTTGTCGTCCGTTGCCGTCGGCGCAAGCGCGGGCTTTTCCCCTTCGACATCGCCTATGATCTCGTAGGCCAGCGCATGGAACGTGCGCGCGGCGATGGGCACGCCACAACGAGCTTCGATCCTCTCAGACATCTCAGTCGCTGCATCTCGTGCAAAGGCCAGGAGAAGCAGTTCTTCCGGAGACCTGATCCCGGCCTTAACGAGATAGGCCGCTTTCGCGGTGATGACGCTGGTCTTGCCCGATCCGGCCCCGGCTAGAACCAGCGTCGCATCCTCATCGACAACTACGGACAGACGTTGTTCGGGCGTCAACGGCATGGACTCGACGGTGTCGAGAAATTCCGTCCAACGGTCGAGCTGTGCATCGACAAAGCGCTCGATCGCGGCTTCGCGGGCTTTGGCAGGGTCAGCAGAGAAGGAAAGGATCGGGGCGATCCGACGCATCGTCTTGTCGCCAACAGCCTCGGCGTTGAGCTTGGACAAGACACGGTCAGTCAGGTTCAATGCCTCTCGTGCCAATGGGTCGATATGGAATGCTGACGGGTATCGCTCAGGCGCTTGGAGCTTCTCTAGGAATTGAAGGAGCCGCTGGATTCTCTCCTCTTCCTTGGCAAGTTCCCTAAGGTTGAATTTGGACCACGCCTGCCCAAAAGCTTGGGCGAAAGCATTCGCCGCTGCTTTGTTGACGGCTGGGAGAACAACCTGTTTGTCGCCATGGAGATTGAGGGCGAAAGACGAAGAAAACACTCCTACCTGGGTAATCCCCCCATTTTCAGAGGGGCGCGTCAGTAGAATCTATGCTGCTTTCAGTTTCTGTATCGGTGTCACTCCGCCGATCCCCATGTTTGGTCTTTCGTTGTTATATGTCCAGAGCCAACGGGTGGCATGGTCTTGCACCTCTTCGATGCTGTTGAAGTGATACCGCCCAAGCCATTCCGTGCGGACAGTTCTGTTGTATCTCTCGACATAGGCGTTCTGTTGGGGCTTGCCGGGCTGGATGTAGATCAGCCCGATCCCCGCCTTCTCTGCCCAGTTCTGGAGCCTGGCGCTGACGTATTCTGGGCCATTGTCCACACGAATGGCCAACGGCTTGCCACGCCATGCAATGATCTGGTTTAGCGTCCGAACCACGCGTTCTGACGGCAGTGAGAAGTCGACCTCAATGGCCAAGCCTTCTCGATTGAAGTCATCCAGCACGTTCAGCGTCCGGAACGATCTGCCATCCGCCAACTGGTCGGCCATGAAGTCCATCGACCACACTTCGTTCGGGGCCTCCGGCACGGCCAGTGGCTCAGGCTTCTCCCGTTGCAGCCGTTTTCGGGGCTTGATCCGCATGTTCAGCTCCAACTCGCGATAGATGCGATAAACGCGCTTGTGGTTCCATTTGAACCCTTTCACGTTCCGCAGATGCAGCAAGCACAGGCCGAAACCCCATGTCTTCTTGGCATTCGTCAACGCGACCAGCCAATCAGCGATCAACTCGTTCTCATCGCTGAGCTTTGGCTGATATCGAAAGCAGGTCTCGCTGATTGAGAACGCCCGGCACGCCAGAGCGATGCTGGCGGAACGGTAGCGCACCGCCCATTCGGCCATCTCGCGTCTTTGAGACGGCCTCACCACTTTTTTCCAAGGGCTTCCTTCAGCAGATCGTTCTGCATGCTCTTCTCGGCATACATCTTTTTCAGCCGCTTGTTCTCTTCGTCGAGCTCCTTCATCCGCGCCATCAGACTGGCATCCATGCCGCCATATTTTGAACGCCACTTATAAAAGCTCGCGCTGCTCATCCCATGTTCGCGACACAGATCAGACACCGGCACGCCGTTCTCCGCCTGCTTCAAGATCGCCATGATCTGCGCGTCGCTGTACTTCGATTTCTTCATCAGAATCTCCTCTTCCATCTTCGAGAAAATTCTACTTCCGCAGACCCCTAAATTTCGGGGGGATTACCCCTGGATCGCTGGTTTGGCAACGATCTCTTCGAGTTCGATTCTAGGTCGCGTGCCGCCAGTAGCGGCAATGCCACTGTCTTGCAGTTCCAGCGCACGCGGAAGTCGGCGACGCGCGTCGGCAAGGAAAGCAAGAAATGGCTGGGATTTAAGCTTCATAGACGATGGTTTAGAGCCTTTCCCCACGGATTGGCAGCCCGCGATCGAAGTAAAGACTGTTGTCTTTCATGAGGAGCCAGATGTTATCGAAAACGCGACCTACATCTTCCGGCGTCGCATGGACGGGCAACAGCCCGGAAGCCCTGATCGTTCGCCAAGCTCCGAGTGAAGCATGCAACAAGCCGACCTCGGCTGAAGCAAACACAGATTTGAAGTCCAGCCGGAGACAGTTGCGACATCGGTCAATTGGGCATCTCTCAAAGGTGGGCAGCGAGGACAGGCACCTGAGCTCAGATGAAGCAAGCAAGCTTCTTACGAGTGCGAAACGCTCTTGGCTGCCAACAAGGCTTGCCAGCTCCTCCAAGTCTTGGAGTGACGACAAGGAACGCGCTAATGTGTGTGTGACCGCCTACTTACACC
Encoded here:
- a CDS encoding IS3 family transposase — protein: MAFKIWRHGCQSDGADEGARRREQAAEKDVCREEHAERSAEGSPWKKVVRPSQRREMAEWAVRYRSASIALACRAFSISETCFRYQPKLSDENELIADWLVALTNAKKTWGFGLCLLHLRNVKGFKWNHKRVYRIYRELELNMRIKPRKRLQREKPEPLAVPEAPNEVWSMDFMADQLADGRSFRTLNVLDDFNREGLAIEVDFSLPSERVVRTLNQIIAWRGKPLAIRVDNGPEYVSARLQNWAEKAGIGLIYIQPGKPQQNAYVERYNRTVRTEWLGRYHFNSIEEVQDHATRWLWTYNNERPNMGIGGVTPIQKLKAA
- a CDS encoding UvrD-helicase domain-containing protein — its product is MFSSSFALNLHGDKQVVLPAVNKAAANAFAQAFGQAWSKFNLRELAKEEERIQRLLQFLEKLQAPERYPSAFHIDPLAREALNLTDRVLSKLNAEAVGDKTMRRIAPILSFSADPAKAREAAIERFVDAQLDRWTEFLDTVESMPLTPEQRLSVVVDEDATLVLAGAGSGKTSVITAKAAYLVKAGIRSPEELLLLAFARDAATEMSERIEARCGVPIAARTFHALAYEIIGDVEGEKPALAPTATDDKAFLSLIRDILRYIVSRVSDVAETVIGWFAGFFDDFPSPWDFKSAHEWYSEVESRNLRTLQGETVNSFEELIIANWLYRNGIAFEYEPTYEHKLTGTGRRVYTPDFRLTESGVYIEHFGVRKRRTSDGTEQLTTAPFVDRDEYLASMDWKRKVHTEHETVLIETYSWEREEGRLLDALAEKLAPHVTLRPIPDIEIYDQVTQVGVVDGFSSLIGTFLRHFKNGGYQIDDCSDKASTLKMGKRADAFLKIFGAVFREYQNRLGDRIDFEDMVIRATAHVERGRYNSPFRHILVDEFQDISTGRARLIKALKEQHADAKVFAVGDDWQSIYRFVGSDIHIMRNFGAEFGGQFAGITGIHRTVDLGRTFRSVDKIALASRRFVLRNPAQITKTVRAAGETDQPAIQVAWTRRDNAENVLHETLASLTEASADGVQKPSVLLLGRYRFNEPDLRRLRRQHPALSLSFKTIHASKGLEADHVVILGADKARMGFPSMIVDDPLLSLVSPEAEPFENAEERRVMYVAMTRARRSVTILASEARPSIFVTELMNDPDYGVDSPVEATERTHTCLQCGGRLLYMPGQDGPGWYRCEHVKLCGNRMPACPECGVGLPVRDPKRSLMECSECDTSQQACPSCDAGWLIERRGRFGPFLGCVRFPDCNGKAKIAKTASR